Proteins encoded together in one Coffea arabica cultivar ET-39 chromosome 2c, Coffea Arabica ET-39 HiFi, whole genome shotgun sequence window:
- the LOC113723769 gene encoding agamous-like MADS-box protein AGL80 yields MTRKKVKLAFITNDSARKATFKKRKKGLMKKVGELSTLCGIDACAIIYSPYESQPEVWPNTMGVQRVISQFKRMPEMEQSKKMVNQESFIRQRIAKANEQLKKQHKDNREKEMTEVMYQCLTGKGMQNMSMPDLNDLGWLIDQNLKEIYKRIDSLKKMAPHHQQISQPQAATAPPPPAQPPAHPPVTLAANDMLAGGVQVQEQKPSVDLTMDAAVHRPQWFTDWMNNPAGENMGFGHGDEMMMQFHDNHNPMWSSAFFP; encoded by the coding sequence ATGACTAGGAAGAAGGTAAAACTGGCTTTCATCACTAATGATTCGGCAAGAAAAGCAACattcaagaaaaggaagaagggtCTGATGAAGAAGGTGGGTGAACTCAGCACCCTTTGTGGTATTGATGCCTGTGCTATTATATATAGTCCATACGAATCTCAGCCTGAGGTTTGGCCAAATACCATGGGAGTTCAACGTGTAATTTCCCAGTTCAAGAGAATGCCTGAAATGGAGCAAAGCAAGAAGATGGTGAATCAAGAGAGCTTCATCAGGCAAAGGATAGCCAAGGCAAACGAACAACTCAAGAAACAGCACAAGGATAATCGAGAGAAGGAGATGACTGAGGTGATGTACCAGTGCTTGACTGGAAAAGGGATGCAGAACATGTCCATGCCAGATTTGAATGATCTGGGGTGGCTGATTGATCAGAATCTGAAGGAGATTTACAAAAGAATTGATTCCCTCAAGAAAATGGCTCCTCACCATCAGCAAATTTCACAGCCTCAGGCAGCAACAGCGCCCCCGCCGCCAGCACAACCACCAGCACATCCACCTGTGACTCTGGCTGCTAATGACATGCTAGCTGGAGGAGTACAAGTACAGGAGCAGAAGCCATCGGTGGATCTGACCATGGATGCAGCAGTTCACAGGCCTCAATGGTTCACGGATTGGATGAATAATCCTGCAGGTGAAAACATGGGTTTTGGTCATGGGGATGAGATgatgatgcaatttcatgacAATCATAATCCTATGTGGTCCAGTGCCTTCTTTCCCTGA
- the LOC140035785 gene encoding uncharacterized protein, which yields MLYLYLAAAVEAVSAVLIRVERTQVLVYYASRALRGTKVRYTRVEKLVLGLVHTVRRLKPYFLTHPISVGTDQPIRQILVQLEASGGLTKWAVELGEYDLSYESRTAIKAQALADFLAELTGAGLLLEDPHGEVYSYAIRFDFSATNNEAEYKVLITGFRLARKFGARRIQVPSDSQLVACQVLDEYEAKEEAIQRYLSKVHQLTAHFKSFEIQRILRSQNRRADVLSRLASTSFSTLSKTVLIEVLAEPEYLEETIYPVHAGDTWMSSLISFLGQEIFPEDRVEAEKNPTQNCSVRTSEW from the exons ATGTTATATCTTTATCTGGCTGCAGCAGTCGAGGCAGTCAGTGCAGTGCTAATCCGAGTTGAGAGAACTCAGGTGCTTGTCTATTATGCCAGTCGCGCCCTTCGCGGAACGAAAGTTCGTTACACCCGGGTGGAGAAGCTGGTACTGGGGTTAGTTCATACAGTCAGGCGGTTAAAGCCTTACTTCCTGACCCATCCCATCTCCGTCGGGACAGATCAACCTATTCGGCAGATACTGGTACAACTCGAGGCTTCCGGGGGCCTTACCAAGTGGGCTGTCGAGTTGGGAGAATATGATCTGTCATACGAATCCCGTACAGCCATCAAGGCTCAAGCACTTGCAGATTTTTTGGCCGAGCTCAC TGGAGCCGGACTGCTCCTAGAAGATCCTCATGGAGAGGTGTACTCATACGCCATCCGCTTTGATTTCTCTGCAACAAATAATGAAGCCGAGTACAAGGTCTTAATTACGGGTTTTCGGCTAGCCCGCAAATTTGGTGCTCGGCGGATCCAAGTCCCGAGCGACTCCCAACTCGTAGCGTGCCAAGTGCTTGATGAATATGAAGCCAAGGAAGAGGCCATACAACGGTACCTCTCTAAAGTCCATCAACTCACTGCACATTTTAAGTCTTTCGAAATTCAAAGAATACTACGATCGCAGAATAGGCGAGCCGACGTCTTATCTCGGCTAGCTTCCACTTCGTTTTCAACTCTCAGCAAGACAGTTCTAATAGAGGTACTGGCCGAGCCAGAATACCTGGAAGAGACAATCTATCCTGTGCATGCGGGTGACACATGGATGAGTTCACTCATCTCATTTTTGGGCCAGGAAATCTTTCCCGAAGACAGAGTCGAGGCCGAGAAGAACCCAACGCAAAACTGTTCGGTACGCACTTCGGAATGGTAA